One window of the Archaeoglobus sulfaticallidus PM70-1 genome contains the following:
- a CDS encoding DUF473 domain-containing protein has product MRCFVFTGISRVIIEDVIKGMVKTIELRSAHNVATALKANVGNCVFLTPTRLYDLSRGVSGLVAEVTGKEVISHSIFLSTDRFMDESEMTVVKLRLKPKCIGRILNVLNAGILDSTEAEVIEMSYYDAK; this is encoded by the coding sequence ATGAGGTGTTTCGTATTCACCGGCATATCGAGGGTTATTATTGAAGATGTCATCAAAGGAATGGTAAAAACCATAGAATTGAGGAGCGCCCACAATGTAGCCACGGCCCTTAAAGCCAATGTAGGAAACTGTGTATTCCTAACCCCAACAAGGCTGTATGATCTAAGCAGAGGAGTGTCAGGACTTGTTGCTGAGGTTACCGGCAAGGAGGTAATCTCTCACTCGATATTCCTCTCCACAGACAGGTTCATGGATGAGAGTGAGATGACGGTAGTTAAGCTGAGGCTCAAGCCCAAATGCATCGGCAGAATTTTGAATGTCCTGAACGCAGGGATTCTCGATTCAACTGAGGCAGAAGTGATAGAGATGAGCTACTATGATGCCAAGTAA
- the prs gene encoding ribose-phosphate diphosphokinase yields the protein MPKVIIPATQGILAYEISKRTGITLSYAELEKFPDGEKYVRVSEAVKGSDVFIVNSFHHMPDEMIIETIFLIDIFKSVGANEVVGIFPYFPYSRFRRFIGGEANRLKTISKLFRTAGLNKMYVVDFHLQNVEEFFDFEVINISAMPLLADYVKRNFELEDAVVVGADEVAEFWARIVSEKLGTDYKLMRKIRIDAENVIIDSVPDVSNRDVVLVDDIISTGGTVVQAIKALRHSGAKRIYAVCTHPLLSNEALKLIYRAGIDGIVGTDTVLSPISHVSVAEIISEEIRKRELDENKS from the coding sequence ATGCCTAAGGTGATCATACCAGCAACTCAGGGCATCCTTGCCTATGAAATCTCAAAAAGAACTGGAATCACTCTCAGCTATGCTGAACTGGAAAAGTTTCCAGATGGAGAAAAGTATGTCAGGGTTTCAGAAGCTGTGAAGGGGAGCGATGTTTTCATCGTGAACTCCTTCCACCACATGCCAGACGAGATGATTATCGAGACCATATTCCTGATAGACATATTCAAGAGTGTTGGAGCGAATGAGGTTGTCGGGATTTTTCCCTACTTCCCATACTCGAGGTTCAGGAGGTTTATAGGAGGAGAAGCTAACAGGCTGAAAACAATCTCCAAGCTGTTCAGAACTGCCGGGCTGAATAAGATGTATGTTGTTGATTTCCATCTGCAGAATGTTGAGGAGTTCTTCGATTTTGAGGTTATAAACATCTCTGCCATGCCACTTCTCGCAGATTATGTAAAGAGAAACTTTGAGCTGGAAGATGCCGTGGTTGTTGGGGCAGACGAGGTTGCAGAGTTCTGGGCAAGGATTGTGAGTGAGAAGCTCGGCACAGACTACAAGCTGATGAGAAAGATCAGGATCGATGCCGAGAATGTCATAATCGATTCCGTCCCTGATGTTTCCAACAGAGATGTTGTTCTCGTTGACGATATAATAAGCACTGGAGGGACTGTTGTTCAGGCTATCAAGGCTTTAAGGCATTCCGGAGCCAAAAGGATCTATGCTGTATGCACACATCCCCTGCTATCCAACGAGGCTCTCAAGCTGATATATAGAGCCGGAATAGATGGGATTGTTGGCACAGATACCGTGCTCAGCCCCATAAGCCATGTGAGCGTTGCCGAGATAATCTCTGAGGAGATCAGGAAAAGGGAACTTGACGAGAACAAATCCTAA
- a CDS encoding NAD(P)-dependent oxidoreductase, whose product MMEWIKERMLLTPKACEAVGNSIRDAKVSICFPLEYKTAVLAYELSKFCELRVTKFDEYTTKPSAVEWLKDKGVEILSKDECLTADYYMDCVAMLTGKARKQGLKVGGVIELTRSGVERLKSMNNFTKGISLDDSNIKGLGENRHGTAFGLLDALVRLNLYFPEKDAFVIGFGRVGEGCAEILRKLGCNVSVYDIDEIKCAIAEYSGYRVKDLQEGLSSSDIIVTATGRDSVISDFSTIKNGAILCNMGAGRYEIDVRRLKDYRKITINEHITKYERDNYFYVLCDSMSVNLTMANGTPVEIMDKTFALSVFALEYIVKNEFEGLIKTPKEVELKFLRFMKDVQRKQKQGKN is encoded by the coding sequence ATGATGGAGTGGATTAAAGAGAGAATGCTTCTAACCCCAAAAGCCTGTGAAGCTGTGGGCAACTCGATAAGAGATGCCAAGGTTTCTATATGCTTTCCTTTAGAATACAAGACTGCCGTTCTCGCTTACGAGCTATCAAAATTTTGTGAGTTGAGAGTTACGAAGTTCGATGAGTACACAACCAAGCCATCGGCTGTCGAATGGTTGAAAGACAAGGGAGTGGAAATTCTTAGCAAAGATGAATGTCTGACGGCAGACTATTACATGGACTGTGTTGCGATGCTAACAGGAAAGGCAAGAAAACAGGGTTTGAAAGTCGGGGGTGTGATAGAGCTAACGCGAAGTGGTGTTGAAAGGCTGAAATCCATGAACAACTTTACAAAGGGAATATCCTTGGACGACTCAAACATAAAAGGTCTGGGAGAGAACAGGCATGGTACGGCTTTTGGTCTGCTCGATGCTCTCGTGAGGCTCAACCTCTATTTTCCAGAAAAGGATGCTTTTGTCATCGGATTCGGAAGGGTTGGAGAAGGATGTGCAGAGATTTTGAGAAAGCTGGGCTGCAATGTCTCAGTGTATGATATTGACGAAATCAAATGTGCGATCGCTGAGTACAGCGGCTACAGAGTTAAAGATTTGCAGGAAGGGCTCTCATCATCGGATATAATAGTTACTGCAACCGGTAGAGACTCTGTCATAAGTGATTTCAGCACAATCAAAAATGGAGCGATACTGTGCAACATGGGGGCTGGAAGATACGAGATCGATGTCAGAAGGCTGAAGGACTACAGGAAAATCACGATCAACGAACACATAACGAAATATGAGAGAGACAACTACTTTTATGTGCTTTGTGACAGCATGTCCGTGAACCTCACAATGGCGAATGGTACGCCAGTTGAGATCATGGACAAGACTTTTGCCCTGTCTGTTTTTGCTTTAGAATATATAGTAAAAAACGAGTTTGAAGGATTGATAAAAACCCCGAAAGAAGTTGAGCTGAAGTTTCTGAGATTCATGAAAGATGTGCAAAGAAAACAAAAACAAGGAAAGAATTAA
- a CDS encoding proteasome assembly chaperone family protein: protein MVNAEIIVSELSVENPVLIASFPGIGLVGTIATAHIITESKLEHKGVISSDLFPPVAMLMEGIISPPIRIYESLEHNAVLIHSDIPIGVEISSILSREIIKFAKSINAKRIYSLAGVATFEGKHRVFGAATTKELLDEIKEHVEVFNSGTISGLAGSILNECVYRNFPGLALLGETSSFNPDPRASAQIIQVLNRIFGWEINIDRLIQEAEYIEAHMQKLAEQTRAHEERIPKKEEFPMYG from the coding sequence ATGGTCAATGCAGAAATAATCGTCAGTGAATTGAGTGTGGAAAATCCTGTTTTGATAGCAAGCTTTCCAGGAATAGGGCTTGTTGGAACAATAGCCACTGCCCACATCATAACCGAGAGCAAGCTCGAGCACAAGGGAGTGATCAGTTCTGATCTATTCCCGCCAGTAGCAATGCTGATGGAGGGTATAATCTCACCACCGATAAGGATTTACGAGTCTCTGGAGCATAATGCCGTTCTAATTCATTCTGATATACCAATCGGAGTTGAGATCTCTTCCATCCTCAGTAGAGAAATTATCAAGTTCGCCAAATCGATTAACGCTAAAAGGATATATTCTTTAGCAGGAGTCGCTACATTTGAGGGAAAGCACAGGGTTTTCGGAGCGGCAACAACAAAAGAGTTGCTCGATGAAATAAAGGAGCATGTTGAGGTGTTCAATTCAGGAACGATTTCCGGGCTGGCTGGATCGATTTTAAATGAATGTGTTTACAGGAACTTTCCGGGACTGGCTTTGCTGGGTGAGACATCCAGCTTCAATCCAGATCCAAGAGCATCTGCCCAGATAATACAGGTGCTGAACAGAATTTTTGGGTGGGAAATAAACATAGACAGGTTAATTCAGGAAGCAGAATACATTGAAGCGCACATGCAAAAACTGGCTGAGCAAACGAGAGCTCACGAAGAGAGAATTCCGAAGAAAGAAGAGTTTCCGATGTATGGGTGA
- a CDS encoding DUF460 domain-containing protein, with translation MIFGIDIVKGSLRGRIRPEYALVVLDNDKEEEYRVTRSKLFRMVRELKPDIVAFDSIQELFSSKRELVDFLKVLPSSIKFVQIAGKESLHAIARRYGIRMNIRSPADEARACAYLASFGVGSEISVFFDKTIITVSRNRSLGKGGWHQNRYRRRVHDEVRMIFNEIKEILKNKGFEFSEDVRFGYGGISRGTLLVNAERSEVPINSFKTKNVQVRVEAIERDKIEYIPLKKRVRHLIVGIDPGSTVGVAVLDLDGKVLGVRSKKGWSFSEVIEYILSFGKPVIVATDKSNAPEYVSKVRSAFNAIIYTPRDDMSVERKIQLTRGYKVFNDHERDALSSAIEAFNSYKNKLMNIEKRMPAGYDLDAVKAGVIKGIPLKTILGEERREEKKEKKTVPSKVDREEIKRKDRLIEELYEENRILKEEIKELRREIESLKQRIVSISREEHERIRRDNYIKTLEAENKRLRMELSEKNSKIDELESKLAVIKRMRYLELFEGWKWVKVLKKFTKEEIERVEKEFGINENDIIFIHDCSGGGKTTAEYLIKKGVKAIISSSPMSHLASSLFEEAGIPVIDVENVEVEIADEIVLLNSKKFEERYLEEKRKMEKRKLDLLEELIQEYRLKRKNI, from the coding sequence ATGATATTTGGTATAGACATAGTAAAAGGGTCTTTGCGTGGAAGAATAAGACCCGAATATGCCCTTGTTGTGCTGGACAACGATAAGGAAGAAGAGTACAGAGTTACGAGAAGTAAGCTCTTCAGGATGGTAAGGGAGCTAAAGCCAGATATCGTTGCTTTTGACAGTATTCAGGAGCTTTTTAGCTCGAAGAGAGAGCTTGTAGATTTTTTGAAGGTTCTGCCAAGCAGCATCAAGTTCGTCCAGATTGCCGGGAAAGAGTCATTGCATGCCATCGCGAGGAGATATGGAATAAGGATGAACATCAGAAGCCCGGCAGATGAGGCAAGAGCCTGTGCATATCTCGCGAGTTTTGGAGTTGGAAGTGAGATCTCGGTGTTCTTCGACAAAACTATCATCACGGTTTCGAGAAACAGAAGCCTTGGAAAAGGTGGATGGCACCAGAACAGATACCGCAGGAGAGTTCACGATGAAGTCAGGATGATCTTCAACGAGATAAAGGAGATCCTGAAGAACAAGGGTTTCGAGTTCAGCGAGGATGTCAGGTTCGGCTATGGTGGCATATCCCGGGGCACGCTGTTGGTCAACGCTGAAAGGTCTGAAGTACCGATAAACTCTTTCAAAACAAAAAATGTTCAGGTAAGGGTTGAGGCGATCGAGAGGGACAAGATAGAATACATCCCCCTGAAGAAGAGGGTCAGGCATCTTATTGTTGGCATAGATCCTGGCAGTACTGTTGGTGTGGCCGTTCTGGATCTGGATGGCAAGGTCCTCGGTGTTAGGAGCAAGAAGGGCTGGAGTTTTTCAGAGGTTATCGAGTACATACTCTCTTTTGGAAAGCCAGTTATTGTCGCTACAGACAAATCAAACGCTCCAGAGTATGTTAGCAAGGTCAGATCTGCTTTTAATGCGATAATCTATACACCAAGAGATGATATGAGCGTGGAAAGAAAGATTCAGCTCACAAGGGGCTATAAGGTTTTTAACGACCACGAGAGAGATGCCCTCTCATCAGCTATCGAGGCGTTCAATTCCTATAAGAACAAGCTGATGAACATCGAGAAAAGAATGCCAGCGGGATACGATCTCGATGCCGTTAAGGCTGGGGTGATCAAGGGTATCCCTCTGAAAACAATCCTTGGGGAGGAGAGACGCGAGGAAAAGAAGGAGAAGAAAACCGTTCCGTCTAAGGTAGACAGGGAGGAAATCAAAAGAAAAGATAGATTGATTGAGGAACTCTATGAAGAGAACAGAATTCTGAAAGAGGAGATAAAAGAGCTGAGAAGGGAAATAGAATCACTCAAGCAGAGGATTGTGTCAATATCCAGAGAGGAGCATGAAAGGATAAGGAGGGACAACTACATAAAAACACTCGAAGCTGAGAATAAGAGGTTGAGGATGGAACTATCTGAGAAAAACTCAAAGATAGATGAGCTTGAAAGCAAGCTCGCCGTTATAAAGAGGATGAGGTATCTGGAACTCTTCGAAGGGTGGAAGTGGGTTAAAGTCCTGAAGAAGTTCACGAAGGAAGAGATAGAGAGGGTTGAGAAAGAGTTTGGCATAAACGAGAACGACATAATCTTCATCCACGACTGCAGCGGCGGTGGGAAGACAACTGCTGAGTACCTTATAAAGAAGGGAGTAAAAGCCATAATTTCCAGTAGCCCGATGTCTCATCTCGCATCATCTCTGTTCGAGGAAGCAGGCATCCCAGTCATCGATGTGGAAAATGTCGAGGTGGAAATTGCTGATGAGATAGTGCTGCTGAACTCGAAAAAGTTTGAGGAGAGGTATCTTGAGGAGAAAAGAAAAATGGAGAAAAGGAAGCTGGATCTTTTGGAAGAGCTAATTCAGGAGTACAGGCTTAAAAGAAAAAATATATAG